One Thermodesulfobacteriota bacterium genomic window, AAGTAGCGGGTCAGGTCCTTCCCCGGCAGGTAACCCAGGGGGTAGCGGTACTGACCCGTGCGGTCGTGGCCGGTGGTGTGACACGATTGGCACACCATCAGCCGGCGCTCGGGGTCCAGGCGTGCGGGGTTGACGATGGACGCGGGAGCCTCGCCGCGGGCGTGGGCCCTGCCGGGGCCGTGGCACGCCTCGCACCCGACGCCCAGTTCGGCGAAACGCGGCTCCCCCTTCATCTCGAATCCCGTGGTGTGACAGCCCTGGCAGTACTGGGTCCAGGGCTTGTCGATCCAGTAGGTGGTATCCCACTCCCCGAGCACCAGGGACCAGATGGGGGCCTTGACCATGAGCCTGCCCCCTTTTTCCACCACGTACCGCTGGGTCCAGTGGCTCCCCAGCACGTAGCGCACCTCGTCGCGGGAAAACGGGGCGCCCGGGCCGAAGTCGCCGGCCACGGCGCCCGGATCGGCCTTCGCATCCCGGGTCATGCGGGCGTGGGGCGTCCTGACCCACTCCCGGTAGACCTCGTAATGGCAGCTCTTGCAGGTCTCCGACCCCACGTACTGGTCGAGCAGGCTCGCCTCCCGCACGTGGAAGCCTTCCGTCGCGAGCTGGGTACGGTCGTGGCACCCCAGGCACAGCTGCCCCTTGTCGTTTTGGCGGCGCAGGTAGAAGGTGCGGTACTTCTTGCGGCCCGTGAGCAGCGAGAGCACGCGCCGGGAGAGGGCCTCGGCCACGTGGGGCTCGTTGGCCTCGTAGGGGCCGTGGGGGTCGTGGCAGGTGGCGCAGGTGATGGTGCCGTGGTCGTCCAGGGGCAGGTCCGCCGGAACGCGGGCGCCGGGGCGGATGTCCACCGGGTGGAGGGTCGAGAGGTCCTTTTCCCGATGGCAGTCCAGGCAGAG contains:
- a CDS encoding multiheme c-type cytochrome, which encodes MRRRLAAALAAVMAAAAAGTGGAAWAADDPHAFLAGVGQCLRCHVDVPRQGGAPGAARLQKDVVSLCLDCHREKDLSTLHPVDIRPGARVPADLPLDDHGTITCATCHDPHGPYEANEPHVAEALSRRVLSLLTGRKKYRTFYLRRQNDKGQLCLGCHDRTQLATEGFHVREASLLDQYVGSETCKSCHYEVYREWVRTPHARMTRDAKADPGAVAGDFGPGAPFSRDEVRYVLGSHWTQRYVVEKGGRLMVKAPIWSLVLGEWDTTYWIDKPWTQYCQGCHTTGFEMKGEPRFAELGVGCEACHGPGRAHARGEAPASIVNPARLDPERRLMVCQSCHTTGHDRTGQYRYPLGYLPGKDLTRYFRGLLPKPGQDNATFAGDESYEDRHRQWLFWVDSFLDARGVTCDVCKNFRSQLSPSAKPKMSVSEYCLTCHRNDWPGNELHTGHLERAVHCQSCHVPGVNRSGTGHSIHDHKFLFGEPQGPSGLSPREACTQCHRTLAATGG